One Paenibacillus sp. FSL H7-0737 DNA segment encodes these proteins:
- a CDS encoding M15 family metallopeptidase: protein MRLGSKGIRIPVFAVVLLLWTNTMFMGSAEAAYVGSSTDSVLQQMHMEKKNHLPQDFVYLDEVIPTAQYEIRYYGDNNFVGKRIDGYKAPLAIFSRTAATALKAVSEDLADKGYILKIYDAYRPQTAVNHFVRWSQNAVDTKMKQQYYPRLDKRNLFKLGFIAKKSGHSRGSTVDLTIVNKETGAEVDMGSPFDFFGDISYYDTSLINKTQKANRAILKEAMVKQGFKPYSKEWWHFTLIKEPYPKQYFDFKVE, encoded by the coding sequence TTGAGATTAGGATCAAAAGGAATAAGAATTCCAGTTTTCGCAGTTGTGCTGTTGTTGTGGACAAACACTATGTTTATGGGTAGCGCAGAAGCTGCTTATGTCGGCTCTTCAACAGACTCTGTGCTGCAGCAAATGCATATGGAGAAGAAGAACCATTTACCGCAAGATTTTGTCTATCTGGATGAAGTGATTCCAACGGCACAATATGAGATTCGATATTACGGAGATAATAATTTTGTGGGGAAGCGGATTGATGGCTACAAGGCGCCTTTAGCGATATTCTCGCGGACAGCGGCAACAGCTTTGAAGGCTGTAAGTGAGGATTTAGCGGACAAAGGGTATATTCTTAAAATTTATGATGCTTATCGTCCGCAGACGGCGGTGAATCATTTTGTAAGATGGTCACAGAATGCCGTAGATACTAAAATGAAACAGCAATATTATCCGCGACTGGATAAACGTAATCTATTTAAACTTGGTTTTATAGCTAAAAAATCAGGCCATTCCAGAGGTAGCACCGTCGATTTAACGATCGTAAATAAAGAAACGGGAGCTGAAGTAGATATGGGAAGCCCTTTTGATTTTTTCGGAGACATCTCCTATTACGATACGTCCTTAATCAACAAGACTCAGAAAGCAAATCGGGCGATCCTCAAAGAGGCGATGGTAAAACAGGGATTTAAACCTTACAGTAAAGAATGGTGGCATTTTACGCTGATCAAGGAACCTTATCCTAAACAATATTTTGACTTCAAGGTGGAATAA
- a CDS encoding DHA2 family efflux MFS transporter permease subunit, producing the protein MQGKQQKEVKKFKTIPILVSLLLAGFIGMFSETALNVALSDLMNVLQITPATAQWLTTAYLLTLGILVPISGMLLQWFSTRQLFVAALCFSILGTFLAAVSPSFEFLLTARVVQAMGTALLLPLMFNTILIIIAPEKRGAAMGMIGLVIMVAPAIGPTIAGLLIESLSWHWIFWLSLPFLVIALIFGILFMQNVTKVTKPKIDILSIVLSSIGFGGIVFGFSSAGEEAGWGSPKVIIAIVVGVVSLLLFGLRQMKMKQPMINLRAFKYPMFSIGVAMVFICMMVILSSMLILPMYLQQGQGYTAFKAGLLLLPGGIINGLMSPIMGRLFDKYGPKWLVIPGLIIAATALWFFSSITVASTVVFVIVLHSTLMIGVSMVFMPAQTNGINQLPLELYPDGTAIMNTLQQVAGAIGTALAVSIMSAGSKSYLKTVADPADPANMLPAFTQGVQNAFIFGMSMAIVGLILAFFVKRVVVNHKMNTPMH; encoded by the coding sequence ATGCAAGGAAAGCAACAAAAGGAAGTAAAGAAGTTTAAAACCATTCCGATTCTAGTCTCTTTACTACTTGCAGGATTTATCGGAATGTTCAGTGAAACCGCACTGAATGTAGCTTTAAGTGATCTTATGAATGTCCTTCAAATTACTCCAGCAACAGCACAATGGTTGACGACGGCTTATCTGCTTACACTGGGAATTCTAGTACCGATTTCGGGTATGCTGCTTCAGTGGTTCTCGACTAGACAGTTGTTTGTTGCTGCTTTATGTTTTTCAATACTTGGAACGTTTTTAGCTGCAGTATCACCTAGTTTTGAGTTCCTATTAACAGCGCGTGTGGTACAAGCAATGGGTACAGCGCTTCTTTTACCACTTATGTTCAATACGATCCTTATTATCATTGCTCCTGAAAAACGTGGTGCCGCGATGGGGATGATAGGATTGGTTATCATGGTAGCACCAGCGATCGGTCCTACTATTGCCGGTCTTCTAATTGAAAGCCTTAGCTGGCACTGGATCTTCTGGCTGTCACTGCCATTCCTGGTGATCGCATTGATATTCGGGATCCTCTTCATGCAGAATGTAACGAAGGTTACGAAGCCGAAGATCGACATCCTCTCCATAGTGTTATCATCAATCGGGTTTGGTGGAATCGTGTTTGGTTTCAGTAGCGCCGGTGAAGAAGCTGGTTGGGGAAGTCCAAAAGTAATCATTGCTATCGTAGTAGGTGTGGTATCACTCTTATTGTTTGGTTTGCGCCAAATGAAGATGAAGCAGCCTATGATTAATCTGCGAGCTTTTAAATATCCAATGTTCTCTATTGGTGTGGCTATGGTATTTATTTGTATGATGGTTATCCTGTCATCCATGTTGATTCTTCCAATGTATCTTCAACAGGGTCAAGGGTATACAGCGTTCAAGGCAGGCTTGCTGCTACTTCCAGGGGGGATTATTAACGGATTGATGTCCCCAATCATGGGTCGTCTGTTCGACAAATACGGTCCCAAATGGCTCGTTATTCCGGGTCTAATTATTGCAGCTACTGCTTTGTGGTTCTTCTCCAGTATTACTGTTGCTTCTACGGTTGTATTCGTAATCGTACTTCACAGTACGCTTATGATTGGTGTGTCGATGGTATTTATGCCTGCACAAACCAACGGAATTAACCAGCTGCCGTTAGAATTATATCCAGATGGTACAGCGATCATGAATACTTTGCAGCAGGTTGCTGGTGCGATCGGTACTGCATTAGCTGTCAGCATTATGTCCGCAGGTTCTAAGAGTTATTTGAAGACTGTGGCCGATCCTGCCGATCCAGCTAATATGTTGCCTGCATTCACGCAAGGTGTACAAAATGCATTTATTTTCGGAATGAGTATGGCGATTGTAGGTCTAATTCTTGCGTTCTTCGTGAAAAGAGTAGTCGTTAATCATAAAATGAATACACCAATGCATTAA
- a CDS encoding DMT family transporter — protein MKPLKAELMLLVVTLFWGSSYIFMKMGLGTLGEFNLIALRFGLAFILATVIFHKRLRKVDIKTLKYGALLGFLLLGVFTCITFGLKTTTTSNAGFLVALTVIFVPIIDRILFKKRVAPPQVFGSVLAIAGIGLLTLNATLKIGPGDFLCILSAVFYAVQILFTGKAVKECDSLNIGILQLGFAGGFALVLSALFETPSLPSTLPAWIAILALGILCSACGFILQPIAQKYTSPTRTGLIFSLEPVFAALFGYWFAAEKLSIQGYAGAALVLLGIVASELLGKVTFSPRWAQKKPEHL, from the coding sequence ATGAAACCGCTCAAAGCTGAGCTGATGCTGTTAGTTGTAACATTATTTTGGGGTTCTTCCTACATATTTATGAAAATGGGGTTAGGTACGTTAGGCGAATTCAATCTGATTGCACTCCGCTTCGGACTTGCTTTTATATTAGCCACAGTGATCTTCCACAAACGTTTACGAAAAGTTGACATCAAAACATTGAAATATGGTGCTCTACTCGGATTCTTACTCCTCGGCGTGTTCACATGTATAACGTTCGGACTGAAGACTACGACAACCTCCAACGCTGGATTTTTAGTAGCCTTGACGGTCATATTTGTACCGATAATAGATCGTATACTTTTCAAAAAAAGAGTTGCACCTCCGCAAGTCTTTGGCTCCGTACTCGCTATAGCTGGCATTGGACTTCTTACATTAAATGCTACCTTAAAAATTGGACCAGGTGACTTCCTCTGTATTCTTTCGGCGGTGTTCTATGCGGTACAGATCTTATTTACAGGCAAGGCTGTAAAAGAGTGTGATTCACTGAATATTGGAATCTTACAGTTGGGTTTTGCCGGAGGGTTTGCTCTAGTGTTATCTGCGCTATTCGAGACACCTTCGCTTCCTTCGACCTTACCAGCATGGATTGCGATCCTCGCACTTGGGATTCTCTGTAGTGCCTGTGGCTTCATCCTACAACCCATTGCTCAAAAATATACTTCACCTACACGCACCGGACTGATCTTCTCCCTTGAGCCGGTATTCGCCGCGTTGTTTGGCTATTGGTTCGCCGCTGAAAAGCTATCGATACAAGGATATGCTGGTGCAGCTCTTGTTCTACTAGGCATTGTAGCATCGGAGCTACTCGGTAAAGTTACATTCAGCCCTAGGTGGGCTCAGAAGAAACCAGAACATCTATAG
- a CDS encoding GNAT family N-acetyltransferase has protein sequence MYWLGNVIVSTDYRGKGAAEYLIRTMLAAAKEDLQLQELHLVCHNVNTKGMLLYSRLGFKPYEIVKRTGPHETIIAGIFMKIELT, from the coding sequence TTGTACTGGCTAGGAAATGTTATTGTTTCAACCGATTATAGAGGTAAGGGAGCCGCGGAGTATTTGATTCGTACCATGCTTGCTGCTGCTAAAGAGGACTTACAGCTTCAAGAGTTACATCTAGTTTGTCATAATGTGAATACTAAAGGGATGTTATTATACTCCAGGTTAGGGTTTAAGCCGTATGAAATTGTCAAAAGAACAGGTCCTCATGAAACAATCATCGCCGGAATCTTTATGAAAATAGAGCTAACTTAG
- a CDS encoding LacI family DNA-binding transcriptional regulator, giving the protein MYARTFIECAFVGGVFIASRKEVAELAGVSEATVSRVLNNVGPLKEETKERVLAAALKLGYTPSSLAQSFARRRSGHLGVVMPYLPNARLFSTYYFSEILSGIGSKAREEGYDLLMLFRNAEERVDYNELFKMRKIDACIVLGAKEDPGELASLRRLKEEGHPFCLINQHFEGEAFHEVDADHFEGSWQAVRHLLDQGFTRIAFLNGPASYSNSRDRLTGYLRALEDSNLPLDESLLFEGNFSRKSGAIAAKKMLPLLNEIDAIVAANDRMAIGLQQGLQELGIPRDRIPAMVGYDDSDAAELTTPALSSVRVPFYELGEIAVSKVLELHGNSRSEISPPSQIIQIKLPTELVIRASSKSKKSEEE; this is encoded by the coding sequence ATGTACGCGCGTACATTTATTGAATGCGCTTTCGTAGGAGGGGTTTTTATCGCCAGCCGTAAAGAGGTTGCCGAGCTTGCCGGAGTCTCAGAAGCCACAGTCTCCCGCGTGTTAAACAACGTAGGCCCGCTCAAGGAAGAAACGAAGGAACGTGTGTTGGCAGCTGCGCTCAAGCTGGGATATACCCCTAGTTCACTCGCGCAGAGCTTTGCTCGTAGAAGAAGTGGGCACCTTGGTGTAGTAATGCCTTATTTGCCAAATGCACGCTTGTTCTCCACTTATTATTTTTCAGAAATATTAAGTGGAATTGGGAGTAAGGCGCGAGAAGAGGGTTATGATCTGTTAATGCTGTTTCGAAATGCCGAAGAGAGAGTGGACTATAACGAATTGTTTAAGATGCGGAAGATTGATGCTTGTATTGTACTCGGTGCTAAAGAGGATCCAGGTGAGCTAGCCTCACTTCGACGTTTGAAGGAGGAAGGTCATCCGTTTTGCCTGATTAATCAGCATTTTGAAGGAGAGGCTTTTCACGAGGTGGATGCTGATCATTTCGAAGGAAGCTGGCAAGCGGTCAGGCACTTACTGGATCAGGGCTTTACGAGGATTGCCTTTCTAAACGGGCCAGCATCTTATTCGAACAGCCGAGATCGTTTAACTGGTTATTTGCGCGCTTTGGAGGATTCTAACCTTCCTTTAGATGAATCACTTCTATTCGAAGGTAACTTCAGTCGTAAAAGCGGTGCTATTGCTGCCAAGAAGATGTTGCCTCTGCTGAATGAGATTGATGCCATTGTAGCGGCCAATGATCGAATGGCCATTGGATTGCAGCAAGGCCTACAGGAACTAGGCATCCCAAGAGATCGCATCCCAGCCATGGTGGGTTATGATGATTCAGATGCTGCTGAGCTTACTACACCAGCCTTAAGCAGTGTGCGTGTTCCCTTTTATGAGCTAGGAGAAATTGCTGTATCTAAGGTATTAGAATTGCACGGGAATAGTCGCTCAGAAATATCACCCCCCTCCCAAATTATCCAGATTAAATTACCGACTGAACTAGTAATACGAGCTTCATCTAAATCTAAGAAATCTGAGGAGGAATAA
- a CDS encoding SDR family oxidoreductase, which yields MKTIFITGASSGIGRTTAKHFAERGWNVVATMRSPEQESELITLDNVLVLQLDVEKSDTIQPALAEAIKRFGKIDVLLNNAGYGTMGLIEVATDEQIRRQFEVNVFGLISMTKAILPHFRSNQDGLLINISSMGGKVTFPTMSLYHSTKFAVEGFSESVSYELASQNIKVKLIEPGAIQTDFGGRSMEFFFNDTLTDYKPFTTAFLGKLGEMEKQPTYASPPEIVAETIYQAATDGTSQFRYIVGEDAKMLIHMKENTDDAEYLTNIAQHFS from the coding sequence ATGAAAACAATTTTTATAACGGGTGCTTCTTCTGGCATTGGGAGAACTACAGCAAAACATTTTGCTGAAAGAGGATGGAACGTCGTAGCCACGATGCGTTCCCCTGAACAAGAAAGTGAACTTATTACACTTGATAATGTATTGGTTTTACAGCTTGATGTTGAGAAATCAGATACAATTCAACCTGCGTTAGCGGAAGCGATTAAGCGGTTCGGTAAAATTGACGTTCTTCTCAATAATGCTGGTTATGGAACAATGGGTCTTATTGAAGTAGCTACAGATGAGCAGATCAGAAGGCAGTTTGAAGTGAACGTGTTTGGTCTTATCAGTATGACTAAAGCCATATTGCCACATTTTAGATCTAATCAAGATGGTTTGCTAATCAATATCTCTTCTATGGGTGGAAAAGTAACCTTTCCTACAATGTCTCTGTATCATTCAACGAAATTTGCCGTTGAAGGTTTTTCTGAATCCGTATCTTATGAATTAGCATCACAGAACATTAAAGTTAAGTTAATTGAACCAGGTGCTATTCAGACGGACTTTGGTGGAAGATCGATGGAGTTCTTTTTTAATGATACATTAACGGATTATAAACCCTTTACTACTGCATTTTTGGGTAAATTGGGTGAGATGGAAAAACAACCTACCTATGCTTCGCCTCCAGAAATTGTTGCGGAAACAATATATCAAGCCGCCACAGATGGGACAAGTCAATTCCGGTACATTGTTGGAGAAGATGCAAAAATGCTCATTCATATGAAAGAAAATACAGATGATGCAGAGTATCTGACTAATATAGCCCAGCATTTTTCTTAA
- a CDS encoding DUF4395 domain-containing protein, with protein MQVVPKGIPRPLVKTNQAFIVISVILTWLTGQHWILALPLFAGLLGLLFGYNPIIKLAAKFLTKERSHYVLEDWSQQQFNQTIAVFCLTGGLISFIAGWTIAAYIFTALVAVAATVAILGFCIGCFIHYQWRMYNYRRKQSSTH; from the coding sequence ATGCAAGTCGTGCCCAAAGGAATTCCACGACCATTAGTAAAGACTAATCAGGCGTTTATCGTCATTTCTGTAATATTGACATGGCTAACAGGACAGCACTGGATTCTTGCGCTGCCCTTGTTTGCCGGATTGCTCGGACTCTTGTTCGGCTATAATCCCATTATTAAACTGGCTGCTAAGTTTCTGACAAAAGAACGTTCGCACTATGTACTCGAAGACTGGTCACAGCAACAGTTTAACCAAACGATTGCTGTCTTCTGCCTCACAGGTGGTCTGATCAGCTTCATCGCGGGGTGGACGATTGCTGCCTATATTTTCACAGCGCTAGTTGCAGTGGCAGCCACTGTTGCGATACTTGGATTTTGCATCGGATGTTTTATCCATTATCAGTGGAGAATGTACAATTACAGACGTAAACAGAGCAGCACACATTAA
- a CDS encoding PadR family transcriptional regulator: MNSQDVILGMLMKESKTGYEIKQLLEDVFSNFYSSSYGTIYPTLARMEKEGLITKENVQQAGKPNKNLLNITDKGRDSFNAYLLAPLEADSIKKSDFMMRLYFGEFVGYDKVILWLKQVQEESQHKLDQLLAQYSLYKDEMHPAQIICIQIGIEEYKAKLKIIAEGLSNMEQLVLTK, encoded by the coding sequence TTGAACAGTCAGGATGTTATTTTAGGCATGCTTATGAAAGAATCGAAGACTGGTTACGAAATAAAACAGTTATTGGAGGATGTATTCTCTAATTTCTATAGTTCTAGTTATGGAACGATTTATCCCACACTTGCTCGCATGGAAAAGGAGGGTTTGATAACTAAGGAAAATGTACAGCAGGCAGGTAAGCCTAATAAGAATCTTTTAAACATCACGGATAAAGGAAGAGATAGTTTTAACGCCTATTTACTAGCCCCACTAGAGGCTGACAGTATTAAGAAATCTGATTTTATGATGAGGCTATATTTTGGTGAATTTGTTGGGTATGACAAGGTGATTCTTTGGTTGAAGCAGGTACAGGAGGAATCACAACATAAGTTAGATCAGTTACTTGCGCAGTATTCACTTTATAAAGATGAAATGCATCCAGCGCAGATCATCTGTATCCAAATTGGCATTGAAGAATATAAAGCAAAACTCAAAATCATTGCCGAAGGGTTGTCAAACATGGAGCAGTTAGTGCTTACGAAGTAA
- a CDS encoding stalk domain-containing protein, whose protein sequence is MNKIAVVVVLSVLLLVNGFGGTTSSTAWADASEVKVVLNGQVLKSDQYSAYPNGSTVMLPLREASSVLKYQTTYQKSTDTITLSGVKQKIEYKVGNDYITINDKEKRDFKDNVVFRKEHLYVPLSFFTSAGLVTSYNAEANLVEVYAPEVTASVIAGLLSTGQFQELENRFFSDEMKRSLSTTGLQKYWADFTARAGTYHGIKSTESIQKEDQMSIQCVLGFAVTDASLEFVLNKSGKIVELKGNLPSI, encoded by the coding sequence ATGAACAAAATCGCGGTTGTTGTAGTGTTAAGTGTACTGTTATTGGTAAATGGATTTGGAGGAACTACCTCTTCTACGGCTTGGGCAGATGCTAGTGAAGTCAAGGTGGTTTTGAATGGTCAGGTTCTGAAATCAGATCAATATTCAGCGTATCCAAACGGTTCTACGGTCATGCTACCCCTTAGAGAGGCATCAAGCGTCTTGAAATATCAAACCACTTATCAAAAAAGTACGGACACCATTACATTAAGCGGAGTCAAACAAAAGATTGAATATAAAGTAGGAAACGACTATATTACCATTAATGATAAAGAGAAAAGAGACTTTAAGGATAATGTTGTGTTTAGGAAGGAACACTTATATGTTCCGCTCTCTTTTTTCACTAGTGCTGGACTGGTAACCTCTTATAATGCTGAAGCTAATCTAGTGGAAGTTTATGCGCCCGAGGTTACAGCAAGTGTGATAGCGGGACTGCTGAGCACTGGACAATTTCAAGAGTTAGAGAATCGATTCTTTAGTGATGAAATGAAGCGTTCGCTTTCCACTACGGGTTTACAGAAATATTGGGCTGATTTTACTGCACGAGCTGGTACTTACCATGGGATAAAGTCTACTGAAAGTATTCAAAAAGAAGATCAAATGTCAATACAATGTGTACTTGGCTTTGCTGTAACGGATGCGTCCCTTGAGTTTGTTCTCAATAAGTCTGGTAAGATTGTTGAATTAAAAGGAAACCTTCCTTCCATTTAA
- a CDS encoding PQ-loop domain-containing transporter, whose product MFAIMQLIGGVILSLGWIPQIIQILKSKSVVDLNLKSYLLMLLGISLMEAYAISLAVTGVGLAFLITNTMSLCVVLLVIILVLKYRAR is encoded by the coding sequence ATGTTTGCAATCATGCAATTAATAGGTGGGGTGATCCTGTCTTTGGGATGGATTCCTCAAATTATTCAAATCCTTAAATCAAAATCCGTAGTCGATTTAAATTTGAAGTCGTATTTACTTATGCTGCTCGGGATTAGTCTAATGGAAGCATACGCGATAAGTTTGGCGGTTACGGGAGTAGGTTTAGCTTTTTTGATTACGAATACGATGTCCTTATGTGTTGTGTTGCTGGTTATTATTCTAGTGCTTAAATATCGAGCAAGATAA
- a CDS encoding LysR family transcriptional regulator, producing the protein MSINKYEIFLKVVELGSLTKAADVLGFTQSGISHTISSLEMEFGFTLLIRNRSGVKLTVNGEQVLQPIREILKWNEKLKQEVADIHGLEVGTITIGTFTSVSVHWLPGMIKQFRSEYPYIEIRLMEGGYLEVEQWIEAGVVDCGFISLPTREKFEVIPLKKDRMLGIVSKENPLSAEPFLSLSQIAKEDFIIPKAGSDYDVRRVLDKAGIKPNIKFSAGDDYAIMAMVEKGLGISILPELVLTRQNYNVTMLELEERSFRSLGIAVHSMKYASPATKKFLKHVQAWLMGHP; encoded by the coding sequence TTGAGCATCAATAAGTATGAGATTTTTCTAAAAGTTGTAGAGCTAGGTAGCTTAACAAAAGCAGCAGATGTACTGGGCTTTACGCAATCTGGAATTAGCCACACGATTAGTAGCTTGGAGATGGAATTTGGTTTCACGTTATTAATTAGAAATAGATCTGGCGTTAAATTGACGGTAAACGGGGAGCAAGTACTACAGCCTATCCGTGAAATTCTGAAGTGGAATGAAAAATTGAAGCAGGAAGTAGCAGATATACATGGGCTAGAGGTTGGGACCATTACCATCGGAACATTCACCAGTGTATCCGTGCATTGGCTGCCAGGAATGATTAAGCAATTTCGCAGTGAATACCCCTATATCGAAATCAGGTTGATGGAAGGTGGTTATTTAGAGGTTGAACAATGGATCGAGGCTGGAGTCGTTGACTGTGGTTTTATTTCTCTGCCTACGCGTGAGAAGTTCGAAGTGATTCCCTTAAAAAAGGACCGGATGTTAGGAATCGTATCCAAAGAAAATCCGCTTAGTGCAGAACCTTTTCTCTCCTTATCCCAAATTGCTAAAGAGGATTTCATCATCCCGAAGGCAGGTTCAGATTATGATGTTAGGCGTGTACTGGATAAGGCGGGCATCAAACCGAATATTAAGTTCTCAGCAGGTGATGATTATGCCATTATGGCCATGGTGGAGAAGGGACTCGGAATTAGTATTTTGCCAGAGCTTGTATTAACCCGTCAGAATTATAATGTAACGATGCTTGAATTGGAAGAACGTAGTTTCAGATCACTTGGAATCGCTGTACATTCTATGAAATACGCATCTCCCGCCACTAAAAAGTTCCTAAAGCATGTACAAGCGTGGTTGATGGGGCATCCCTGA
- a CDS encoding TetR/AcrR family transcriptional regulator: MSNKPNTREAILDTASKLFFSQGYHATGLNQIIKDSDSPKGSLYYYFPHGKEELALTCINRTSLTVAQKLNCHMESSNSAAEAMEDFILGMAMDAVESSFEGIVPFSFWLAAETSCISEELRTACKSVFMDLQDVIKKRLLEEGVESNTAADKASVIVSLFEGALLQTLTLRDEQPLLAAAKIIPAILG; encoded by the coding sequence TTGTCGAACAAGCCGAATACGCGTGAGGCGATTCTGGACACCGCTTCGAAATTATTTTTTTCTCAGGGATATCATGCAACAGGACTAAATCAGATTATTAAAGACAGCGATTCACCGAAGGGATCTCTTTATTATTACTTCCCCCACGGTAAAGAAGAGCTGGCTTTAACATGCATTAACCGGACTAGTCTAACAGTCGCTCAGAAACTGAACTGTCATATGGAGAGCAGCAATAGTGCAGCTGAAGCAATGGAGGATTTTATTCTAGGCATGGCTATGGATGCAGTGGAATCTTCATTTGAGGGGATTGTTCCATTTAGTTTTTGGTTAGCGGCGGAGACCTCTTGTATTAGTGAGGAGCTGCGGACTGCATGTAAATCTGTGTTTATGGACTTGCAGGATGTGATCAAGAAACGCCTTCTGGAAGAAGGTGTGGAGAGCAACACTGCAGCCGATAAGGCTTCAGTAATAGTCTCATTATTTGAAGGAGCGCTTCTTCAGACGCTGACTTTACGGGATGAACAGCCGCTTCTCGCGGCGGCGAAGATTATCCCAGCAATACTTGGTTAG
- a CDS encoding DHA2 family efflux MFS transporter permease subunit, producing the protein MTKSITQSSPTEERPFSLRAILPPLLAIIVGMIMVILDGTVVNVAIPKLVDYFSSDLKTIQWAITGYTLALAAVIPLAGWMTDRFGSKQVFLVTLTLFILGSMLCSVAQTSSQLVIFRVIQGLGGGMVAPIGMAMVFKLAPAERRGSIMGMLGIPMLLAPALGPILSGWLVEYVSWHWIFLINVPIGIVGIILGVKYLPKTEKIGKGNLDILGIILAPIAFSMLAYGVNEGGSNSWSSTPAILGLSVGGVALILFIIVELRHKQPLLDLRVFRSSDFTRGIILTWVMQAALFGSMLFVPLYLQQIRAYTPLETGLILLPQALACVIGMPLGGKLFDKIGARPLAFVGLSIITVTLFLLSGISMTTSLNTIMMYLALLGFGMGIAMMPLNTHVLNAAPRELVSRVTSLTAAAQQVVVAFAVAGLTGYLTSQITVHMGALKAGSNPLSAAVLGFDDVFFLSGCIAVVGVLMSIILRKPKLSSNDSSSEESQKADAAMMMGH; encoded by the coding sequence ATGACAAAATCAATTACTCAGAGTAGCCCGACAGAAGAACGGCCCTTCTCGCTAAGAGCGATCCTTCCCCCGCTTCTTGCTATTATCGTCGGAATGATTATGGTTATTCTGGATGGAACCGTCGTGAATGTGGCTATACCCAAACTGGTGGACTATTTTTCTTCAGATTTAAAAACGATTCAGTGGGCGATTACAGGTTACACGTTAGCTTTAGCTGCTGTAATACCGCTCGCAGGCTGGATGACAGATCGCTTCGGTTCTAAACAAGTGTTTCTGGTGACGCTCACGTTGTTCATTCTCGGCTCCATGTTATGTTCTGTGGCTCAAACTTCTTCGCAGCTTGTTATTTTTCGTGTGATCCAAGGACTTGGTGGGGGGATGGTAGCTCCTATTGGGATGGCTATGGTGTTTAAGTTAGCTCCAGCAGAACGAAGAGGATCGATTATGGGAATGCTTGGGATTCCCATGCTGCTTGCACCTGCACTTGGCCCGATATTGTCCGGATGGCTTGTTGAATATGTTAGCTGGCATTGGATCTTCCTGATTAACGTGCCGATTGGGATTGTTGGTATTATTCTTGGTGTTAAATATTTGCCCAAGACGGAGAAGATCGGTAAAGGCAACCTCGACATACTTGGCATTATACTGGCACCGATTGCGTTTTCCATGCTAGCTTATGGAGTAAATGAAGGTGGGTCGAATAGTTGGTCATCGACTCCAGCAATCCTTGGATTATCTGTTGGGGGCGTTGCACTGATTCTATTTATAATCGTTGAGCTGCGGCATAAACAGCCTTTGCTGGATCTGCGCGTCTTTCGCTCCTCAGATTTCACCCGCGGCATTATTTTAACATGGGTCATGCAAGCCGCACTGTTTGGTTCCATGCTGTTCGTGCCGCTATACTTACAGCAGATTCGGGCTTATACACCACTAGAGACGGGGCTGATTCTGCTTCCGCAAGCTTTAGCTTGTGTAATCGGCATGCCGCTTGGTGGTAAATTGTTTGATAAGATAGGGGCACGACCGCTGGCTTTTGTGGGTCTGAGCATCATTACAGTTACCCTATTCCTACTGTCTGGGATTTCGATGACTACAAGTCTAAACACCATTATGATGTATCTTGCTTTATTAGGATTTGGGATGGGTATAGCGATGATGCCACTCAATACACATGTTCTAAATGCAGCGCCGCGTGAATTGGTGAGCCGGGTCACATCGCTTACAGCAGCGGCACAGCAGGTGGTTGTGGCCTTTGCCGTAGCAGGCTTGACGGGTTATCTGACAAGTCAAATTACTGTGCATATGGGAGCATTGAAAGCAGGAAGTAATCCTTTATCAGCAGCAGTTCTAGGTTTTGATGATGTATTTTTTCTATCTGGTTGTATAGCTGTAGTCGGTGTACTTATGAGTATTATCCTGCGCAAACCAAAGCTTTCCTCGAATGATTCCTCCTCCGAAGAGAGTCAGAAAGCAGATGCAGCAATGATGATGGGACATTAA